The uncultured Bacteroides sp. DNA segment AACCACACCCCAATTTCTTATAGGCATCGTCCATTTCTTTTCAATCTCACTAATAGCCAACCAAACGGACTTTCTGAGGGCATCGTCAGTAGGAAATGATAATTTTGTTTTGGTATATTTCCGTATCTTGCCATTCAGATTTTCGATTAAATTGGTTGTATAAATGATAGTACGTATCTCTATGGGAAAATCAAAGAAAGCAGTCAGATCGTTCCAGTTGCGATGCCAACTTTGTACGGCATGACGATATTTAGCACCCCATTTTCGCTCAAATTCTTCCAATGCGATGGCTGCTTGGTCTCGATTGACGGAGGTATAAATCTCTTTCATATCAGCCGTAAACTCTTTTAAATCCTTCCATACAACATATCTACATGAATTACGTATTTGATGTACCACACATATTTGAGTTGTGGATTGGGGAAATACAGCACGTATGGTTTCGGTAAAGCCATTTAGGTTGTCAGTTACCGTTATAAGTATATCCTCCACACCACGTGCTTTGAGATCCGTTAGAACAGACATCCAAAAAGAAGAGCTTTCAGTCTTCCCGATCCACATACCAAGAACTTCTTTGTAGCCACGGTTATTAAGCCCCACACATAGATAAACAGTCTTGTTTATAACTTTTCCTGATTCTCTAA contains these protein-coding regions:
- a CDS encoding IS256 family transposase — its product is MLSKEFLSQFKTEEDVSQFLKDLHSQVLEQMLQGEMDAHLGYDKHSTDGYNSGNSRNGSFSKKIQSEHGEHLIEVPRDRKGEFEPIVVPKHQSRGLSIERLVISLYAKGMSVSDIEDELRDIYQISLSTSAISIITNKVTQAAIEWQNRPLERLYMIVWMDGIVFKVRESGKVINKTVYLCVGLNNRGYKEVLGMWIGKTESSSFWMSVLTDLKARGVEDILITVTDNLNGFTETIRAVFPQSTTQICVVHQIRNSCRYVVWKDLKEFTADMKEIYTSVNRDQAAIALEEFERKWGAKYRHAVQSWHRNWNDLTAFFDFPIEIRTIIYTTNLIENLNGKIRKYTKTKLSFPTDDALRKSVWLAISEIEKKWTMPIRNWGVVMNQFLVIFENRIEL